The Streptomyces sp. NBC_00435 nucleotide sequence GGCAAGTCACTCAAGAAGATCCCCGCGCACGACATCGTCGCGCTCGGACTCGCCCACTCCCCCGAGGGGCGGCACATCTTCCCGCGCATGACGATCGAGGACAACCTCCTCCTCGGCGCCTTCCTCCGCAAGGACAAGGACGGCATCCAGAAGGACGTCCAGCGCGCCTACGACCTCTTCCCGATCCTGGGAGAGCGTCGCAAGCAGGCCGCGGGCACCCTCTCGGGCGGCGAGCAGCAGATGTTGGCCATGGGCCGCGCGCTCATGTCCCGACCGAAGCTGCTCATGCTCGACGAGCCCTCCATGGGCCTCTCGCCGATCATGATGCAGAAGATCATGGCGACGATCGCCGAGCTCAAGTCGCAGGGCACCACCATCCTGCTGGTCGAGCAGAACGCCCAGGCGGCGCTCTCCCTGGCCGACCAGGGCCACGTGATGGAGATCGGCAAGGTCGTCCTCTCGGGCCCGGGCCGCGAGCTCCTGGTCAACGAGGACGTCCGCAAGGCGTACCTCGGCGAGGACTGAGCACTCCCCCTCGTACGAGTGAGGCCCGCCCCCGGATCCTGGATCCGGGGGCGGGCCTCACTCCGTGTCCGCTACGGCGCTACTCGCCCTTGGCGGCGGCCTTCTTCTCCTCGGCGTCCTCGATGACGGCCTCGGCTACCTGCTGCATGGACATCCGGCGGTCCATGGACGTCTTCTGGATCCAGCGGAACGCGGCCGGCTCGGAGAGCCCGTACTGCGTCTGCAGGATGCTCTTCGCCCGGTCCACGAGCTTGCGGGTCTCCAGGCGCAGCGAGAGGTCGGCGACCTCCTTCTCCAGCGCGCGGAGCTCGGCGAAGCGGGACACGGCCATCTCGATGGCGGGAACGACGTCGCTCTTGCTGAAGGGCTTCACGAGGTACGCCATGGCGCCGGCGTCGCGGGCCCGCTCGACGAGGTCGCGCTGCGAGAACGCGGTCAGCATCAGCACGGGGGCGATGGACTCCTCCGCGATCTTCTCGGCGGCGGAGATCCCGTCCAGGACGGGCATCTTCACGTCGAGGATCACCAGGTCGGGACGGTGCTCCCGGGCCAGCTCGATGGCGGTCTGCCCGTCTCCGGCCTCACCGACGACGGCATAGCCCTCTTCTTCGAGCATTTCCTTGAGGTCGAGACGGATGAGCGCCTCGTCCTCGGCGATGACGACGCGCGTCGTCAGCGGCGGAACGTGCGACTGGTCGGCGTCGGGCGTGGGCGTCGACTCGTGCTCGGCGGTCACGAAGGGCTCCTCTTTGCGGGGCATATCAAGCTCCCCCGAGCCTACCTAGCTACGGTATGGTGGACACGCAGCGGGTCGGGGACAACCTTTGATTCGCTGGGCCCCAGTAGCCCAATTGGCAGCAGGCAATGGATTCAAAACCCATACAGTGTCGGTTCGAGTCCGACCTGGGGCACTTTTCCTTCTTTTCCAAGGTCACGCGGCAACCGCGTGACCTTCACTCGTTTCAGCGAAGCGCTTCGAAATGCGCAAGGTGAGCGAATTGCGCATGCCAGCGTCGCTCGCATGTACGACATGGCCACCCGCGTGAGCTCCGCCCCCTGGGAACCCCCGCCGACACGGCCGCCTACTCCTATCCGCTCGCGCTCCATCTTGGCGACGGGCAGGTCCGGAAGCCCGGCACGGACACCCTGGCCCTGGCCCGCCGCAACGACCCCTTCAACGTGTCCATCGCCCGCAAGGCGTCCGTCGCGCTCATGGACGCCCGCGTCGGGCCGAAGTACTGGCCACTAGCCCGTCAGCACGTCGTAGAGCTGCCAGCCGTCGATCTCCCGGAGGCCCTCGGCGAGTTGGGGTGCGGCCAGGTCCATGAGGGCACGGACCACGCCGGGCTCGTGGAGGCTGAGCCAGGGGCCGGCGCGGCCCGCGACGTAACCCGAGGTGGAGTGGTCGGCGAGGCGGCCGGGGGCGGAGCGGAAGGCTATGGCGTGGCGGAGCCGTGGGGTGGCGTCGTGGTTGACCCAGAGGGTCAGTGAGGTGCTGCTCCAGCGGACGTTCCAGCGCCAGGTGGTGCCGTCCGCCACGACGAGGCGGCGGAGGCGGCGTCCGTACCTCACGGGCGGCCCGTGAGGCCGGTCAGGACGGTCGCCACGTGCGCTTCGGCGTCCGCCGGGTCCAAGGGTGCGTGGGCGACCAGGAGGCGGTACCAGAACGGGCCGAAGACCAGGTCGGTGGCGTGGGCCAGGTCGGTGGCGGCGGGGAGTTCCTCGCGGGTGACGGCGCGGGTGAGGAGGGTCTCGACGACCTCGCGGCGGGTGGCCACCCATGCGCGGAAGGGTTCGGCGAAGGTGGGGTCGAGCTGGGCTTCGGCCATGAGGCCGGTGAGGGCTTTGGTGCGGACGGGGTCGCGGCCGATGCGGTAGAGATCGGCGACGAAGGCCGTGAGGTCGCCGGCGAGGGTTCCGGTGTCGGGTTCGGGGACGCTGGCGGCGGTTTCGTGGGCGTAGGCGTCCATGACGAGGGCTGGCTTGGACCTCCACCAGCGGTAGACGGTGCTCTTGGCGACGTTGGCGCGCTTGGCGACGCCTTCGATGGTGAGGGCGCCGTA carries:
- a CDS encoding TetR/AcrR family transcriptional regulator, with protein sequence MSITPSGAPRTGGRLRNEDAHHSVLEATAALLVESGYGALTIEGVAKRANVAKSTVYRWWRSKPALVMDAYAHETAASVPEPDTGTLAGDLTAFVADLYRIGRDPVRTKALTGLMAEAQLDPTFAEPFRAWVATRREVVETLLTRAVTREELPAATDLAHATDLVFGPFWYRLLVAHAPLDPADAEAHVATVLTGLTGRP
- a CDS encoding ANTAR domain-containing response regulator — encoded protein: MPRKEEPFVTAEHESTPTPDADQSHVPPLTTRVVIAEDEALIRLDLKEMLEEEGYAVVGEAGDGQTAIELAREHRPDLVILDVKMPVLDGISAAEKIAEESIAPVLMLTAFSQRDLVERARDAGAMAYLVKPFSKSDVVPAIEMAVSRFAELRALEKEVADLSLRLETRKLVDRAKSILQTQYGLSEPAAFRWIQKTSMDRRMSMQQVAEAVIEDAEEKKAAAKGE
- a CDS encoding ABC transporter ATP-binding protein, translated to MTALLEVEDLRVAYGKIEAVKGISFSVDAGQIVTLIGTNGAGKTTTLRTLSGLIKPRGGQIKFQGKSLKKIPAHDIVALGLAHSPEGRHIFPRMTIEDNLLLGAFLRKDKDGIQKDVQRAYDLFPILGERRKQAAGTLSGGEQQMLAMGRALMSRPKLLMLDEPSMGLSPIMMQKIMATIAELKSQGTTILLVEQNAQAALSLADQGHVMEIGKVVLSGPGRELLVNEDVRKAYLGED